Proteins encoded by one window of Emys orbicularis isolate rEmyOrb1 chromosome 15, rEmyOrb1.hap1, whole genome shotgun sequence:
- the LOC135889585 gene encoding centromere/kinetochore protein zw10 homolog, which yields MINKKYNEFLPSMQSAEDLVSQVDSLSGNIDLLKSRIENEVRQDLNVAIAEFTELKQQLERDSLVLSVLKQLQEVRKEAGKMASDRKVFLYFVPPTSS from the exons ATGATTAACAAGAAGTATAACGAGTTCCTCCCGAGCATGCAGAGCGCTGAGGACTTGGTGTCACAAGTGGACAGTCTGTCCGGCAACATCGACCTACTGAAATCCAGGATCGAAAATGAG GTCCGGCAAGATCTGAATGTGGCCATTGCGGAATTTACTGAAttgaagcagcagctggagcgAGACTCGTTAGTTCTGAGTGTGCTGAAACAGCTGCAAGAGGTGAGGAAGGAGGCTGGGAAAATGGCTTCAGATCGCAAAGTGTTTCTGTATTTTGTTCCACCGACCTCTTCCTGA